A genome region from bacterium includes the following:
- a CDS encoding site-2 protease family protein, with translation MAWQYLIAAVPILLFSLTFHEAAHAYVAYRRGDDTARLAGRLTLNPIPHIDLIGTIILPLVLILSNAGFIIGAAKPVPVDSRNLRDPRRDILKVSLAGPASNFLLAAGFFVLLQVSYLVGMDPLAFNQFTFELNIGFAGFFSAILKLGVLYNLVLGGFNLLPIPPLDGSSVLFHFLPPKAGHYASRVAPYGFIIIIVLLMTGVLSPYFTLFFRLFDVLVSPLF, from the coding sequence ATGGCCTGGCAGTACCTCATCGCCGCCGTCCCGATTCTTTTGTTCAGCCTCACCTTCCACGAGGCCGCGCACGCCTACGTGGCCTACCGCCGCGGCGACGACACCGCCAGGCTCGCCGGCCGCCTCACCCTGAACCCCATCCCCCACATAGACCTCATCGGCACCATCATCCTGCCGCTGGTGTTGATCCTGTCCAACGCGGGGTTCATCATCGGGGCCGCCAAGCCGGTGCCGGTGGACTCCCGCAACCTGCGCGACCCCCGGCGGGACATCCTGAAGGTATCGCTGGCGGGGCCGGCGTCCAACTTCCTCCTCGCCGCAGGGTTCTTCGTGCTCCTCCAGGTCTCCTACCTGGTCGGGATGGACCCCCTGGCCTTCAACCAGTTCACCTTCGAGCTCAATATCGGGTTCGCCGGGTTCTTCTCGGCCATCCTCAAGCTGGGCGTGCTCTACAACCTCGTCCTGGGCGGGTTCAATCTCCTGCCCATCCCGCCGCTGGACGGGTCCAGCGTGCTCTTCCACTTTCTGCCGCCCAAGGCCGGCCACTACGCCTCCCGCGTCGCCCCCTACGGTTTCATCATCATCATCGTACTGTTGATGACGGGGGTCCTGTCGCCGTACTTCACGCTATTTTTCCGGTTGTTCGACGTTCTGGTCTCGCCGCTGTTTTAA
- a CDS encoding helix-turn-helix transcriptional regulator gives MKVKDGLHYELIELFGDERQMAEEGLIFDVSQQLFEVMEKNGVSKAELASRLDCSKAYVTKLLRGPSNMTLRKVAEVFHALGYVLKLKAAPKDEEMDWECVKKQPDRRPQDTPATSKVSTIPIGERTSPKKAKAASSRALPHLKTHGAAASVGRKPASTRGGVRKAHAAPTSRKRTSTVGSAKARKKNA, from the coding sequence ACTATGAGCTCATCGAGCTCTTCGGTGACGAACGCCAGATGGCCGAAGAAGGGCTCATCTTCGACGTGAGCCAGCAGCTCTTCGAGGTCATGGAGAAGAACGGCGTCAGCAAGGCGGAGCTGGCCTCCAGGCTCGACTGCTCCAAGGCGTACGTCACCAAGCTCCTCCGCGGGCCTTCCAACATGACTCTGCGCAAGGTGGCCGAGGTGTTCCACGCCCTGGGTTACGTCCTCAAGCTCAAGGCCGCGCCCAAGGACGAAGAGATGGATTGGGAATGTGTCAAAAAGCAACCCGACCGCCGCCCGCAGGACACCCCCGCAACCTCCAAGGTTTCGACGATCCCGATCGGCGAGAGGACCTCGCCGAAGAAGGCTAAGGCAGCCTCGTCGAGGGCGCTCCCGCATTTGAAGACGCACGGGGCGGCCGCGTCGGTGGGGAGAAAGCCCGCCTCGACCAGGGGCGGGGTGAGAAAGGCTCATGCCGCGCCTACGTCCAGGAAGCGTACGTCCACGGTCGGAAGCGCCAAGGCCCGGAAGAAAAACGCATAG